The Puntigrus tetrazona isolate hp1 chromosome 3, ASM1883169v1, whole genome shotgun sequence genome contains a region encoding:
- the nags gene encoding N-acetylglutamate synthase, mitochondrial isoform X2, which produces MAKVNSGSSGCRAVVRAGQFWTRPPALRQQRRLASVNQRMRASSAVGHGGRNSAWSQQELPNYLWSNPTLIYRDVKAFLKEIGGDPREARYWLTHFQRAGSFPAFAVLEIDTSVFDSREMVQSLAFGLSFLQRMDMKLVVVMGLPPEVEEETGSSLARTTMIKHCQALTEALHHNSANVMPFFSSEALLQLQHAQDESRAPSVLVDSALLQWTLDCRVIPLVCPVGRDAAGRSSVLSPIRVTAAISQSLQPLKVIFLNSSGGVRNQNRKVLGLVSLPGDLSGLSSAKWLSDVEHRRVRAIAQLLNLLPAESSAVLTSADTLLTELFSHKGSGTLFKNGDPIHRYSSMDDVDIDRLLVLINKSFEKKLREDYIASLKGRLHSIYLSQGYSAAAIITTEPVNSGTPYLDKFVVSSGKQGQGTGQILWECIRQDLGKLFWRSRATNRINPWYFKHCDGSFVNGHWIVFWLGLSDIRESYELVEYAKCLPDSFCSHVTTEAKSLLQPQGS; this is translated from the exons ATGGCGAAAGTCAACAGCGGGTCGTCCGGTTGCAGGGCCGTGGTCAGGGCCGGTCAGTTTTGGACGAGACCGCCAGCCCTGAGGCAGCAGCGGAGACTGGCCTCGGTGAACCAGCGCATGAGGGCATCCAGCGCCGTGGGACACGGGGGCAGAAACTCGGCGTGGAGCCAGCAGGAGCTCCCCAACTACCTCTGGTCCAACCCCACGCTGATCTACAGAGATGTGAAGGCTTTTCTCAAAGAAATCGGAGGAGATCCACGGGAGGCTCGCTACTGGTTAACGCACTTCCAGCGGGCCGGTTCATTTCCAGCGTTTGCCGTTCTGGAG ATAGACACCTCAGTGTTTGATAGCCGTGAGATGGTTCAGAGTCTGGCCTTTGGGCTCTCGTTCCTGCAGCGGATGGACATGAAGCTCGTGGTGGTGATGGGATTGCCTCCTGAGGTGGAGGAAGAGACCGGATCGTCCCTCGCCAGGACTACGATGATCAAACACTGTCAAGCTTTAACAGAAGCGCTCCATCACAACTCAGCCAATGTGATGCCCTTCTTTAGCTCTGAGGCACTCTTACAACTGCAGCACGCTCAGGATGAGAGCAG agcTCCGTCGGTGCTCGTGGACTCGGCTCTTCTGCAGTGGACTCTGGACTGCAGAGTGATTCCTCTGGTGTGTCCAGTGGGCCGTGACGCAGCTGGCCGCTCCTCTGTGCTCAGTCCGATCCGGGTCACAGCAGCCATCTCCCAGTCACTGCAGCCTCTCAAAGTCATATTCCTGAACAGCTCTGGGGGCGTCCGCAACCAGAACCGCAAG GTGTTGGGTTTGGTGTCATTGCCGGGAGATCTGTCAGGTCTGAGTTCAGCGAAATGGCTGAGTGACGTGGAGCACAGACGCGTCAGGGCCATCGCGCAGCTGCTCAACCTGCTCCCGGCGGAGAGCTCGGCCGTCCTCACCTCGGCCGACACGCTTCTCACGGAGCTCTTCAGCCACAAGG GCTCAGGCaccctttttaaaaatggagaTCCCATTCACAG ATACAGTAGCATGGACGACGTTGATATTGACCGTCTCTTGGTACTGATTAACAAGTCTTTTGAGAAGAAGCTGAGAGAGGATTATATAGCTTCTCTCAAGGGCAGACTGCATTCCATTTATCTGTCTCAGGG GTACAGCGCAGCTGCTATAATCACCACAGAGCCTGTGAACAGCGGCACTCCATACCTGGACAAATTTGTGGTCAGCAGCGGTAAACAAGGCCAAGGAACCGGTCAGATCTTGTGGGAGTGCATTCGTCAGGATTTGGGCAAGCTCTTCTGGAGATCCCGCGCTACGAACCGCATCAATCCCTG GTACTTCAAGCACTGCGATGGCAGTTTTGTAAACGGTCACTGGATTGTATTCTGGCTCGGTCTTTCGGACATCCGTGAGTCTTATGAGCTGGTGGAGTATGCCAAGTGCCTTCCTGACTCCTTCTGTTCTCACGTCACGACAGAAGCAAAATCGCTTCTGCAACCTCAAGGGTCATGA
- the nags gene encoding N-acetylglutamate synthase, mitochondrial isoform X1, giving the protein MAKVNSGSSGCRAVVRAGQFWTRPPALRQQRRLASVNQRMRASSAVGHGGRNSAWSQQELPNYLWSNPTLIYRDVKAFLKEIGGDPREARYWLTHFQRAGSFPAFAVLEIDTSVFDSREMVQSLAFGLSFLQRMDMKLVVVMGLPPEVEEETGSSLARTTMIKHCQALTEALHHNSANVMPFFSSEALLQLQHAQDESRAPSVLVDSALLQWTLDCRVIPLVCPVGRDAAGRSSVLSPIRVTAAISQSLQPLKVIFLNSSGGVRNQNRKVLGLVSLPGDLSGLSSAKWLSDVEHRRVRAIAQLLNLLPAESSAVLTSADTLLTELFSHKGSGTLFKNGDPIHRYSSMDDVDIDRLLVLINKSFEKKLREDYIASLKGRLHSIYLSQGYSAAAIITTEPVNSGTPYLDKFVVSSGKQGQGTGQILWECIRQDLGKLFWRSRATNRINPWSVFPSRLPCCDSQFLPISFCFKILRYFKHCDGSFVNGHWIVFWLGLSDIRESYELVEYAKCLPDSFCSHVTTEAKSLLQPQGS; this is encoded by the exons ATGGCGAAAGTCAACAGCGGGTCGTCCGGTTGCAGGGCCGTGGTCAGGGCCGGTCAGTTTTGGACGAGACCGCCAGCCCTGAGGCAGCAGCGGAGACTGGCCTCGGTGAACCAGCGCATGAGGGCATCCAGCGCCGTGGGACACGGGGGCAGAAACTCGGCGTGGAGCCAGCAGGAGCTCCCCAACTACCTCTGGTCCAACCCCACGCTGATCTACAGAGATGTGAAGGCTTTTCTCAAAGAAATCGGAGGAGATCCACGGGAGGCTCGCTACTGGTTAACGCACTTCCAGCGGGCCGGTTCATTTCCAGCGTTTGCCGTTCTGGAG ATAGACACCTCAGTGTTTGATAGCCGTGAGATGGTTCAGAGTCTGGCCTTTGGGCTCTCGTTCCTGCAGCGGATGGACATGAAGCTCGTGGTGGTGATGGGATTGCCTCCTGAGGTGGAGGAAGAGACCGGATCGTCCCTCGCCAGGACTACGATGATCAAACACTGTCAAGCTTTAACAGAAGCGCTCCATCACAACTCAGCCAATGTGATGCCCTTCTTTAGCTCTGAGGCACTCTTACAACTGCAGCACGCTCAGGATGAGAGCAG agcTCCGTCGGTGCTCGTGGACTCGGCTCTTCTGCAGTGGACTCTGGACTGCAGAGTGATTCCTCTGGTGTGTCCAGTGGGCCGTGACGCAGCTGGCCGCTCCTCTGTGCTCAGTCCGATCCGGGTCACAGCAGCCATCTCCCAGTCACTGCAGCCTCTCAAAGTCATATTCCTGAACAGCTCTGGGGGCGTCCGCAACCAGAACCGCAAG GTGTTGGGTTTGGTGTCATTGCCGGGAGATCTGTCAGGTCTGAGTTCAGCGAAATGGCTGAGTGACGTGGAGCACAGACGCGTCAGGGCCATCGCGCAGCTGCTCAACCTGCTCCCGGCGGAGAGCTCGGCCGTCCTCACCTCGGCCGACACGCTTCTCACGGAGCTCTTCAGCCACAAGG GCTCAGGCaccctttttaaaaatggagaTCCCATTCACAG ATACAGTAGCATGGACGACGTTGATATTGACCGTCTCTTGGTACTGATTAACAAGTCTTTTGAGAAGAAGCTGAGAGAGGATTATATAGCTTCTCTCAAGGGCAGACTGCATTCCATTTATCTGTCTCAGGG GTACAGCGCAGCTGCTATAATCACCACAGAGCCTGTGAACAGCGGCACTCCATACCTGGACAAATTTGTGGTCAGCAGCGGTAAACAAGGCCAAGGAACCGGTCAGATCTTGTGGGAGTGCATTCGTCAGGATTTGGGCAAGCTCTTCTGGAGATCCCGCGCTACGAACCGCATCAATCCCTGGTCCGTCTTCCCTTCTAGGTTGCCTTGTTGTGATTCTCAGTTTTTGCCCatctcattctgctttaaaatccTCAGGTACTTCAAGCACTGCGATGGCAGTTTTGTAAACGGTCACTGGATTGTATTCTGGCTCGGTCTTTCGGACATCCGTGAGTCTTATGAGCTGGTGGAGTATGCCAAGTGCCTTCCTGACTCCTTCTGTTCTCACGTCACGACAGAAGCAAAATCGCTTCTGCAACCTCAAGGGTCATGA
- the LOC122332454 gene encoding beta-1,4 N-acetylgalactosaminyltransferase 2-like, producing the protein MNYSLLFKLFLTGLCLTALGVYVMQSGFLDVTDAASLLPLGTRNLQFFEQRLYNRNIEAFLRKNRSCSCEGYTLNVQHVPANEQEDLQRRRSEEYRQYQLRMGPKMESLLLAQSNSPLQYPIQGFVVAPLAKSVIPGLALHAQKRRKYKVSLSVSKGVLSVKDLLDGDQVEGQGQSNLTISSSNITHLNDLLSRVTYTSTIYHIRTKDMVNFSFDNYEAIFPIVIKRLSLPVLYDPGTDINSQVTITTKTFLRYDELNILIKSIRQFYPKIKIIIADDSLEPLNLTGDNLEHYIMPPAQGWFAGRNLAISQVTTKYFLWVDDDYIFNNGTRIESFVEIMEKVPELDVVGGAVGQDQFFFRLQYEEGDEEEGGCLRRLHRRKLQLVPGLESCIFVDGVVNYFLARTDAVRRVGFDPFLKRVAHTEFFIDGLGDLLIASCKGLSVGHQKKRKQSKYRSFRFPGQKDGRNKLAHHYFKNHLKCIRY; encoded by the exons ATGAACTACAGCCTTCTCTTTAAGTTATTTCTGACCGGGCTCTGTCTTACTGCACTGGGTGTTTATGTTATGCAAAGTGGATTTCTAGATGTCACAGATGCCGCTAGTCTCTTGCCATTAGG cacaaGGAATCTCCAATTTTTTGAGCAAAG ACTATATAACCGCAACATTGAGGCATTTCTCAGGAAAAACCGTTCATGTTCCTGTGAAGGATACACTCTAAATGTTCAACATGTACCGGCCAATGAACAGGAAGACCTTCAGAGACGCCGGTCTGAGGAGTACCGTCAATACCAGCTCAG GATGGGGCCAAAAATGGAGTCACTTTTATTAGCCCAGTCCAACTCACCCCTCCAATATCCCATCCAGGGTTTCGTAGTGGCACCTCTTGCAAAAAGTGTGATACCAG GTTTGGCTCTGCAtgcacaaaaaagaagaaaatataag GTCTCCTTGAGCGTGAGTAAAGGAGTGCTCTCAGTGAAGGATCTTCTGGATGGAGATCAGGTGGAGGGACAGGGTCAGAGTAATCTGACCATCTCATCCAGCAACATCACACATCTCAATGATCTTCTGTCCAGAGTGACCTACACCAGCACCATCTACCACATCAGGACCAAAGATATGG TTAATTTTTCCTTTGACAACTACGAAGCCATATTTCCCATTGTGATCAAGAGACTGTCGCTTCCTGTCCTGTATGACCCAGGGACAG ATATTAACTCACAGGTGACTATAACAACCAAGACCTTTCTGAGATATGACGAGCTAAACATCCTCATCAAGAGCATCCGACAGTTTTACCCCAAAATCAAGATCATTATTGCTGATGATAGTCTGGAGCCGCTAAACTTGACTGGCGACAACTTGGAGCACTACATTATGCCTCCTgcacagg GCTGGTTTGCAGGCAGGAATCTGGCTATTTCTCAGGTCACCACTAAATACTTCCTGTGGGTCGATGATGACTATATATTCAATAACGGTACGCGGATTGAAAGCTTTGTGGAGATAATGGAGAAAGTTCCAGAACTGGATGTG GTTGGTGGTGCAGTGGGACAAGATCAGTTCTTTTTCCGCCTTCAGTATGAGGAAGGGGATGAAGAGGAAGGTGGTTGTCTCAGGCGTTTGCATAGGAGGAAGCTCCAATTAGTCCCAGGCCTTGAAAGCTGCATTTTTGTAGACGGGGTCGTCAACTACTTCTTGGCGAGGACAGATGCGGTGCGACGCGTCGGCTTCGATCCGTTTTTGAAGAGGGTGGCTCATACTG AGTTTTTTATTGATGGTCTTGGAGATTTGCTGATTGCCTCTTGCAAAGGACTTTCAGTCGGCCATCAGAAGAAACGCAAACAAAGCAAATACAGGAGCTTTAGATTTCCAGGACAAAAAGATGGAAGAAACAAGCTGGCCCATCATTACTTcaagaatcatttaaaatgcatcagGTACTGA
- the si:ch211-237i5.4 gene encoding slit homolog 2 protein, translating into MSLSIALFLLFLSPSRSSRLCSHLCRCYEHSDLVDCHARGLEDIPRGLPHGTWLLDLSGNKLKEIRSRAFAGLWSLRILVLSDSSIQVLQTQAFFSLSFLEKLDMSRNNFTQIPPNFSESLSSLRDLRLDHNALALLKAPGLEHLENLEKLDLSHNRIRSLEPGAFRGLSRLRYLYLQGNLLGVVRDGSLTMMPVLEVLLLGNNNISGIEVNALAPLHSLSLLGLERNHLAHLNFKTFLSLHMAATHLQLAGNPWNCDCDLHRVFSKLLSVRHLHVDDYRNVTCREPWQLAGASLAWVDSQLCVAETVTVLVITATVIVTVFGALVVAERKRKKRKYWEQNEGEEQEQ; encoded by the exons ATGTCGCTATCCATCGCGTTGTTTTTACTCTTTCTGTCTCCGTCGAGGAGCTCGAGACTGTGTAGTCACCTTTGCCGGTGCTATGAACATTCGGACCTGGTTGACTGCCACGCCAGAGGTCTGGAGGACATCCCGCGTGGGCTTCCCCACGGCACCTGGCTCCTGGACCTGAGCGGAAACAAACTCAAGGAGATCCGGAGCCGAGCTTTTGCTGGACTTTGGTCTTTGCGCATTCTAGTGCTCTCAGACAGCAGCATCCAGGTTCTTCAAACACAG GCCTTCTTCTCACTGTCCTTCCTGGAGAAGCTAGACATGAGCCGTAATAACTTCACTCAGATCCCTCCTAACTTCTCAGAGAGCCTGTCTTCCCTGCGCGATCTACGTCTGGACCACAACGCACTGGCGCTATTGAAAGCTCCAGGTCTTGAGCATCTGGAGAACCTCGAGAAGCTGGACCTCAGCCACAATCGCATCCGATCTCTCGAGCCAGGTGCGTTCCGTGGCCTGTCCCGCCTGCGCTACCTTTACCTCCAAGGGAACCTCCTGGGTGTCGTGCGAGACGGGTCCCTCACCATGATGCCCGTCCTGGAAGTCCTGCTTCTGGGCAACAACAACATCTCTGGGATCGAGGTCAATGCACTAGCGCCGTTGCACAGTCTGTCTCTGTTGGGTTTGGAGAGGAATCATCTGGCGCACCTGAACTTCAAGACGTTCCTGAGCTTGCACATGGCGGCTACGCACCTGCAGTTGGCCGGGAACCCCTGGAACTGTGACTGCGACCTGCACCGTGTCTTCAGCAAGCTGCTCAGCGTGCGGCACCTCCACGTCGACGACTATCGCAACGTAACTTGTCGGGAGCCTTGGCAGCTCGCCGGAGCTTCTTTGGCTTGGGTGGACAGCCAGCTGTGTGTGGCTGAGACCGTTACTGTGTTAGTCATCACCGCTACTGTGATTGTGACCGTGTTTGGTGCCTTGGTCGTGGCGGAGCGAAAACGCAAGAAGCGAAAATACTGGGAACAGAATGAGGGGGAAGAGCAAGAGCAGTAA